A single region of the Mercenaria mercenaria strain notata chromosome 6, MADL_Memer_1, whole genome shotgun sequence genome encodes:
- the LOC123549299 gene encoding transcription intermediary factor 1-alpha-like, giving the protein MEVAGRKLEAEDETPRDEHVFCEPCEVESTKTEANGACRECKEYMCTTCFRHHLKGKLCRNHVLLPIGELSSMSLDSSKETVEKCEKHDNEPVKFYCRTHDIVRCGDCIVLGHATCKPEYIKDLAKTFKNGDEFKNLVKKLDMLELYMAENAEIIIKNKGDIELMNKKALKEIRQFRSDINIYLDKAEANILSQVKPIGTENKMLQRKLEQDVKALTQGLEEVKQKLNMQLHHGNALFINAIRCKSKLDDIEKMHAKIKQQLSVKRFEFIRDENISGILQAAQQLGKLRIYSGPDGNVKHSDFVVGLHVRRGPDWKWENQDSGGLGTVTGFNSKGWAAVTWDKGGNDVYRIGQEDAFDLEIV; this is encoded by the exons ATGGAAGTCGCCGGTAGGAAATTAGAAGCCGAAGACGAAACTCCAAGAGATGAACACGTGTTTTGTGAACCGTGTGAAGTTGAAAGCACTAAAACTGAAGCAAATGGAGCATGTCGAGAATGTAAGGAGTACATGTGTACCACGTGCTTCCGTCATCACCTTAAGGGTAAACTGTGCAGGAATCATGTGTTATTGCCCATAGGAGAGTTGTCTTCAATGTCATTGGATAGCAGTAAGGAAACCGTAGAAAAATGTGAGAAGCACGACAATGAACCAGTAAAATTCTATTGTCGTACACATGATATTGTAAGGTGTGGCGACTGTATAGTGTTAGGGCATGCAACTTGTAAACCAGAATATATCAAAGATCTAgcaaaaacattcaaaaatggtgACGAATTCAAAAACTTAGTAAAAAAGCTGGACATGCTGGAACTATACATGGCAGAAAATGCAGAGATAATTATAAAGAATAAGGGTGATATTGAATTGATGAATAAGAAAGCCCTGAAAGAAATTCGACAGTTCCGATCAGATATAAATATCTATTTGGACAAGGCAGAAGCAAATATCTTATCTCAGGTAAAACCGATAGGCACGGAAAACAAAATGTTGCAGAGAAAGCTCGAGCAAGACGTAAAAGCGTTGACACAAGGACTTGAGGAAGTAAAACAAAAGCTTAACATGCAGCTGCATCATGGgaatgcattgtttatcaatgcAATTAGATGCAAGTCTAAGCTCGATGACATTGAAAAGATGCATGCAAAAATAAAGCAACAACTTAGCGTGAAGAGGTTTGAGTTTATTCGTGACGAGAATATCTCTGGAATATTACAAGCTGCACAACAACTGGGGAAACTGAGAATCTATTCCGGTCCCGACGGAA ACGTGAAACATTCCGATTTTGTTGTTGGGTTACATGTTCGTCGGGGCCCTGATTGGAAATGGGAAAATCAG gACAGTGGAGGACTAGGTACTGTGACAGGATTTAATAGTAAAGGCTGGGCAGCTGTAACCTGGGATAAAGGTGGAAATGATGTTTACAGAATCGGACAAGAAGATGCCTTCGATCTTGAAATCGTTTAG
- the LOC123549297 gene encoding transcription intermediary factor 1-alpha-like has product MEVAGRKLETEEGTLSEVFCEPCQVENKKTKANGACRECKEYMCTTCYRHHLKAKHCRNHVLLPTGELSSMSLDSSTEDAEKCEKHDNEPIKFYCRTHEIVGCGDCIVLGHATCKPEYIKDLEKTLKNGDEFKNLMEKLKMFESYKKKNGETIKNSKDEAKSMYDRALKEIRQFRSDINIYLDNAEANILSQVEQLAAENTEMQRKLEQDVKALTSEIEEVKQKLNTQLYHGNALFINAIRCKSKLGDIEKMNAKVKQEHSVKRFEFIRDENISGILQSAQQLGKLRTDSGRDGSKHGNTNSGNQYSADTFASLGCRKPKSTDFVVGARVRRGPDWRRGNQDGGGPGTVTCAFSDWAVVRWDKGNSGSYRIGQDNAFDLEIIQF; this is encoded by the exons ATGGAAGTCGCTGGTAGGAAGTTGGAAACAGAAGAAGGAACTTTAAGCGAAGTGTTTTGTGAACCATGTCAGGTAGAAAACAAGAAAACTAAAGCAAATGGAGCATGTCGAGAATGTAAGGAGTACATGTGTACTACGTGCTACCGGCATCACCTTAAAGCTAAACATTGTAGAAATCATGTGTTACTTCCTACAGGAGAGTTGTCTTCAATGTCACTGGATAGCAGCACGGAAGACGCGGAAAAATGCGAGAAGCACGATAATGAACCCATAAAATTCTACTGTCGTACACATGAAATCGTGGGCTGTGGCGACTGTATAGTGCTAGGACATGCAACTTGTAAGCCAGAATATATCAAAGACCTagaaaagacattaaaaaatggAGACGAATTCAAAAACTTAATGgagaaattaaaaatgtttgaatcgtataagaaaaaaaatggggAGACAATTAAAAACAGTAAGGACGAAGCTAAATCGATGTATGACAGAGCTCTGAAGGAAATTCGGCAATTCAGATCAGATATAAATATCTATCTGGACAATGCAGAAGCAAATATCTTATCTCAGGTAGAACAGCTAGCCGCGGAAAACACAGAAATGCAGAGAAAGCTCGAACAAGACGTAAAGGCGTTGACATCAGAAATCGAGGAAGTAAAACAAAAGCTTAACACGCAGCTTTATCATGGGAATGCTTTGTTTATCAATGCAATTAGGTGCAAGTCTAAACTCGGTGACATTGAAAAGATGAATGCAAAAGTAAAGCAAGAACATAGCGTGAAGAGGTTTGAGTTTATTCGTGACGAGAATATATCTGGAATATTACAATCTGCACAACAATTAGGTAAACTGAGAACTGATTCCGGCCGCGATGGAAGTAAGCATGGAAATACGAATTCTGGAAACCAATATTCTGCAGATACCTTTGCAAGTCTAGGATGCAGAA aaCCGAAATCAACGGACTTTGTTGTAGGTGCACGTGTACGTCGGGGCCCTGATTGGAGACGTGGAAATCAG GATGGTGGGGGACCAGGTACTGTGACATGTGCTTTTTCAGACTGGGCTGTGGTACGGTGGGATAAGGGAAATTCAGGATCTTATAGGATAGGACAGGACAATGCCTTTGATCTAGAGATAATACAATTCTGA